In the Euphorbia lathyris chromosome 5, ddEupLath1.1, whole genome shotgun sequence genome, one interval contains:
- the LOC136229888 gene encoding GDSL esterase/lipase At2g23540 — MALKTLVFVVFIITNLRFYVANGDDNNTLGASFIFGDSLVDAGNNNYLQTLSKADIRPNGIDFTASGGTPTGRYTNGRTIGDIVGEELGIPNYAIPFLAPNATGKAILYGVNYASGGGGILNATGRIFVNRIGMDIQVDNFNTTRKQFDKLLGASKARDYMMKKSIFSITVGANDFLNNYLLPVLSVGARITETPDAFIDDMLSHLKDQLTRLYRLDARKFVLGNVGPIGCIPYQKTINQLKENECVDLANNMALQYNAKLKDLLAQLTDTLPGSTFVHANVYDLVMELITNYDKYGFTTATRACCGNGGQFAGIIPCGPTSSMCADRTKHVFWDPYHPSEAANLMLAKQLLDGDEKYISPVNLRQLRNL, encoded by the exons ATGGCCTTAAAGACTttggtttttgttgtttttattattacCAATTTGAGGTTTTATGTAGCAAATGGTGATGATAATAATACGTTGGGAGCTTCTTTTATCTTCGGTGATTCGTTAGTTGATGCCGGAAATAATAACTATCTCCAAACTTTGTCTAAGGCCGATATCCGACCTAATGGGATCGATTTTACTGCTTCTGGTGGTACCCCTACCGGCCGGTATACCAATGGTAGAACAATTGGTGACATTGTAG GGGAAGAACTAGGAATACCAAACTATGCTATCCCATTTCTGGCCCCAAATGCCACCGGAAAAGCTATACTATATGGTGTGAATTATGCTTCTGGAGGAGGAGGAATTTTGAATGCCACTGGAAGAATATTT GTGAATAGGATAGGAATGGACATTCAAGTTGATAATTTCAACACCacgagaaaacagtttgataaattgtTGGGTGCATCAAAGGCAAGAGATTACATGATGAAGAAATCCATCTTCTCAATTACAGTTGGAGCAAATGATTTCCTAAACAATTATTTACTTCCAGTTCTCTCTGTTGGAGCAAGAATCACTGAAACTCCTGATGCTTTCATTGATGATATGCTTAGCCATTTAAAAGACCAGCTCACT AGACTATATCGATTGGATGCTCGGAAATTTGTGCTGGGAAATGTCGGACCGATAGGGTGCATACCGTATCAAAAGACAATAAATCAACTGAAAGAAAATGAATGTGTGGATTTGGCAAATAACATGGCACTTCAATACAATGCAAAATTGAAAGACTTACTTGCTCAATTGACTGATACTCTCCCTGGATCTACCTTTGTTCATGCCAATGTCTATGATCTCGTCATGGAACTCATCACGAATTACGACAAATATG GGTTTACAACAGCAACGAGAGCATGCTGTGGAAATGGAGGACAATTTGCAGGGATAATTCCATGTGGACCAACTTCAAGTATGTGTGCAGATAGAACCAAGCATGTTTTTTGGGATCCTTACCATCCAAGTGAGGCTGCCAATCTTATGCTAGCTAAGCAATTGCTTGATGGAGATGAAAAATACATTTCTCCTGTCAATCTAAGGCAGCTCAGAAATCTTTGA